From one Peptoniphilaceae bacterium AMB_02 genomic stretch:
- a CDS encoding Na+/H+ antiporter NhaC family protein translates to MLTNPVVVSVVVMTVLALLKVNILIAIFIAAIVAGLTAGMPIFTTMSTLIGGMGGNSETALSYIMLGALATAISHTGIADFLIKGMSNAFADRKKLFVLIIAAIASLSQNLLPVHIAFIPILIPPLLGLMNKMKVDRRAVACALTFGLKFPYVVLSVGFGAIFHKIIIAGLVDNGVEANISQVMPAMIIPGLGMVVGLIIAIFFTYRKDRTYADKPVGGVDAVPETHSTKFTMAHWGALAGAVVAFAIQIIFVKMDWGGGLPLGALAALIVMMLFRSFTFKDMDDMMNGGIKLMGFIAFVMLIAAGYGAVLRETGAVKELVEASASILGGSKLISAFVMLLIGLLVTMGIGSSFSTIPIIATLFVPLGVELGFSPAAIIALVGTAGALGDAGSPASDSTLGPTSGLNADGQHDHIWDTCVPTFIHFNIPLIIFGVIAALIL, encoded by the coding sequence ATGTTAACTAATCCAGTAGTTGTTTCCGTAGTAGTTATGACAGTACTTGCATTATTAAAAGTAAACATCTTGATTGCAATATTTATAGCAGCAATCGTAGCAGGTTTAACAGCGGGAATGCCTATATTTACAACTATGTCCACACTAATAGGTGGAATGGGCGGAAACTCAGAAACGGCACTTTCATACATAATGCTTGGTGCCTTGGCAACGGCAATAAGCCATACGGGAATTGCAGATTTCTTAATCAAGGGAATGAGTAATGCGTTTGCAGATAGAAAGAAATTATTCGTATTGATAATCGCAGCTATCGCATCTCTATCACAAAACTTATTACCTGTACACATTGCATTTATTCCAATTCTTATCCCACCTCTTCTAGGTCTTATGAATAAGATGAAAGTTGACAGAAGAGCGGTGGCTTGTGCGCTAACATTTGGTCTTAAGTTCCCATATGTTGTTCTATCCGTTGGATTTGGAGCCATCTTCCACAAAATCATAATAGCTGGTTTGGTCGATAATGGTGTTGAAGCAAACATATCACAGGTTATGCCTGCAATGATAATTCCGGGTTTAGGTATGGTTGTCGGTCTGATAATCGCAATATTCTTCACTTATAGAAAAGACAGAACATATGCTGATAAACCTGTTGGTGGCGTGGATGCAGTTCCTGAAACACATTCTACCAAATTTACAATGGCACATTGGGGTGCATTGGCAGGAGCAGTAGTTGCATTTGCAATTCAAATCATATTCGTTAAAATGGACTGGGGCGGAGGACTTCCTCTTGGAGCACTTGCAGCACTAATCGTAATGATGTTATTCAGATCATTCACTTTCAAAGATATGGATGATATGATGAACGGTGGTATTAAACTGATGGGCTTTATAGCATTTGTAATGCTTATAGCAGCAGGATATGGAGCTGTACTTAGAGAAACAGGCGCTGTAAAAGAGCTAGTTGAAGCATCTGCAAGTATTTTAGGTGGTAGTAAATTAATATCAGCATTCGTAATGCTATTAATTGGATTGCTTGTAACTATGGGTATCGGATCTTCATTCAGTACAATTCCAATTATCGCAACACTATTTGTTCCACTTGGTGTTGAACTGGGATTCTCACCTGCAGCAATTATCGCACTTGTAGGAACAGCAGGAGCACTTGGAGATGCAGGATCACCGGCATCTGACTCTACACTTGGACCTACATCAGGACTTAATGCAGATGGACAACACGATCATATTTGGGATACATGTGTACCGACATTCATACACTTCAATATTCCACTTATAATCTTCGGTGTTATAGCCGCATTGATATTGTAA
- a CDS encoding PTS sugar transporter subunit IIC, translated as MRVRSYITKVLNGMAWGLFSSLLIGLIIKQVGVLLDFELLITIGNVAQRMMGPAIGVGVAYIIGAQPLVVMSSAAVGAIGAGTVSVTAEGAFMAGIGEPVGAFIAALIAAEVGKFISGKTKVDIVLVPFATIIVGGLAGYFISPIMSEVMNGLGQIINKATELKPIPMGIAVSVLMGMILTLPISSAAIAISLNLSGLAAGAATVGCCANMIGFAIASYRENKFGGLLAQGIGTSMLQVPNIIKKPIIWLPAIISSAVLGPVSTVVFKMESISIGAGMGTSGLVGQFAMVDTMGSSPDVIIKIAVLHFIGPAVISFIVSEYMRKKGMIAFGDMKLES; from the coding sequence ATGAGAGTAAGAAGTTATATTACAAAAGTTTTAAACGGTATGGCATGGGGACTGTTCTCGTCGCTATTAATCGGTTTGATTATCAAACAAGTAGGTGTTCTTTTAGATTTTGAGTTATTAATAACTATAGGGAATGTGGCTCAGCGAATGATGGGACCTGCAATTGGTGTAGGTGTTGCGTACATAATAGGAGCTCAACCACTTGTCGTAATGAGTTCAGCTGCCGTAGGTGCGATAGGAGCTGGAACTGTCAGTGTAACTGCTGAAGGAGCATTTATGGCAGGTATTGGTGAGCCCGTAGGTGCATTTATAGCTGCGCTTATAGCTGCAGAAGTAGGTAAATTTATTTCCGGAAAAACTAAAGTCGATATAGTTTTAGTACCATTTGCAACGATTATTGTCGGAGGCTTGGCAGGTTATTTCATTTCACCTATTATGAGTGAGGTTATGAATGGTTTGGGACAAATAATCAATAAGGCAACAGAACTTAAGCCGATTCCAATGGGGATTGCAGTTTCTGTATTGATGGGGATGATATTGACACTACCGATTTCTTCGGCAGCAATTGCAATATCTCTAAATCTGAGTGGTTTGGCAGCTGGTGCTGCTACGGTGGGATGCTGTGCAAATATGATAGGTTTTGCAATAGCTTCTTATAGAGAGAATAAGTTTGGAGGATTATTGGCTCAAGGAATCGGTACGAGTATGCTTCAGGTTCCCAATATCATAAAAAAACCGATTATCTGGCTACCGGCAATTATTTCATCGGCAGTTCTCGGACCGGTTTCAACGGTTGTATTTAAGATGGAGTCCATCAGTATAGGAGCAGGGATGGGTACAAGTGGACTTGTTGGACAGTTTGCAATGGTCGATACAATGGGAAGTTCACCTGATGTAATAATAAAAATTGCAGTGCTTCATTTTATTGGACCTGCTGTTATATCGTTTATAGTATCTGAATATATGAGGAAAAAAGGGATGATAGCATTTGGAGATATGAAGCTTGAATCTTAA
- a CDS encoding cell wall-binding repeat-containing protein, whose protein sequence is MYDLTTALVDGVDPIPGPNVKPEIPKELLKPDLPKPVEPKDPTKPEAPVYPPVPRTIQRLFGTNRITTATRVSKELVDKSNEVIIASSTNFADALVAASFSRRGDSYIPILLNGRDALNPEVKTEILRLKANSVYIIGGAGVISQNVMNEIIALGGDGVGKISAVRIAGQNRYETANLIADRTGNKNRFILANGNVFADALSVSAYSALTKIPIMLTDGKTLDAKTEKRLNSASEVIIIGGSNSVSGPIGDKLRQNGVTVSRISGRDRIDTGIEVSKKLFPNNKVFIVAYGYDFPDSLVGAPLAAKYGGTILLSDSKSLSPAVDAYLNSVKPSNIIVLGGNNSISASIYNALDLKIK, encoded by the coding sequence ATGTATGATCTAACAACTGCACTAGTTGATGGTGTAGATCCAATACCTGGACCAAATGTTAAGCCGGAAATTCCAAAAGAGCTTTTAAAGCCTGATTTGCCGAAACCGGTTGAACCAAAAGACCCTACAAAACCGGAAGCACCTGTATATCCGCCTGTTCCAAGAACTATTCAAAGACTTTTTGGTACTAATAGAATTACAACTGCTACCAGGGTAAGCAAGGAACTGGTAGACAAGTCAAATGAGGTAATCATTGCTTCGTCTACAAATTTTGCAGATGCGTTGGTTGCAGCATCATTTAGTAGGAGAGGGGATTCATACATTCCGATACTGTTAAATGGTAGAGATGCACTAAATCCTGAAGTCAAAACAGAGATACTTAGATTGAAAGCAAATAGCGTTTATATAATTGGTGGAGCCGGTGTTATTTCTCAAAATGTTATGAATGAAATCATTGCACTAGGTGGTGACGGTGTTGGCAAAATTAGTGCAGTTAGGATTGCCGGTCAGAATAGATACGAGACTGCCAATTTGATTGCTGACAGAACCGGAAACAAGAATCGATTCATACTTGCCAATGGAAATGTGTTTGCTGATGCTCTATCAGTTTCAGCTTATTCTGCACTGACCAAGATTCCGATAATGTTGACAGACGGAAAGACTTTGGATGCTAAAACTGAAAAGAGATTAAATTCTGCTTCTGAAGTAATAATAATAGGTGGCTCCAATTCAGTTAGCGGCCCCATAGGAGATAAACTTAGACAAAACGGAGTTACTGTTTCAAGAATTAGTGGACGTGACAGAATAGATACGGGAATTGAAGTTTCTAAAAAATTATTCCCTAATAATAAGGTATTTATAGTAGCTTATGGATATGATTTCCCTGATTCACTAGTAGGTGCACCACTTGCAGCTAAATACGGTGGAACCATACTATTATCCGATTCTAAATCACTATCTCCGGCAGTTGATGCGTATTTGAATTCTGTGAAACCATCTAATATAATTGTACTAGGTGGAAATAATTCGATTTCAGCATCTATTTACAATGCTCTCGACTTAAAAATAAAATAA
- a CDS encoding M24 family metallopeptidase has product MVQQVSDLERIKYLENGEKAKPVFSKEEMGNRVDKLRAYMAEKDIDAILFNSYQNICYYSEYLYTAFGRHYGLVVTQDKHVTVSANIDGGMPWRRSYQDNIVYTDWKRDNYYYAVKTILDEAGIKKGRLGIEFDEVSLEFRDLIQAAFPDFELVNVAYDVMKFRMIKSQEEIDFIKAGAHVCDIGGYAVVDAIVEGVPEYEVALAGTQAMTRKIAELYPQVDLRDTWIWFQSGVNTDGAHNWATTKKVQKGEILSHNSFSMIAGYYTALERTMFLDHVDDASLKLWEINVEVHERGLELIKPGVRCMDICAELNDIFRKYGLLANRSFGYGHSFGVLSHYYGREAGLELREDIETVLEPGMVISMEPMIMIPEGQPGAGGYREHDILVINYDGTVENITKFPYGPKHNIIKK; this is encoded by the coding sequence ATGGTACAACAAGTTTCTGATCTTGAAAGAATTAAATATTTGGAAAATGGAGAAAAGGCAAAACCAGTATTTTCCAAGGAGGAAATGGGTAATAGAGTTGATAAATTAAGAGCATATATGGCCGAAAAAGATATAGATGCAATATTATTTAACTCTTATCAAAATATCTGTTATTACAGTGAGTATCTATATACAGCTTTCGGTAGACATTATGGTTTAGTTGTAACCCAGGATAAACACGTAACTGTCTCCGCTAATATTGACGGAGGTATGCCTTGGAGAAGAAGTTATCAAGATAATATAGTTTATACCGACTGGAAGAGAGATAATTACTACTATGCAGTTAAAACTATCCTCGATGAAGCCGGAATAAAAAAAGGTCGCTTGGGAATTGAATTTGACGAAGTGAGTCTGGAGTTTAGAGACCTTATACAAGCTGCATTTCCTGATTTTGAACTAGTAAATGTAGCGTATGATGTAATGAAATTCAGGATGATAAAGTCTCAGGAAGAAATCGATTTTATAAAAGCCGGTGCACATGTCTGTGATATTGGTGGCTATGCTGTAGTAGATGCAATAGTTGAAGGTGTACCTGAGTACGAAGTGGCTTTGGCAGGTACTCAAGCTATGACTAGAAAAATCGCAGAACTATATCCTCAAGTAGATCTAAGGGATACTTGGATTTGGTTCCAATCAGGTGTCAATACAGATGGTGCACATAACTGGGCAACTACTAAAAAAGTACAAAAAGGCGAAATCTTAAGTCATAACTCCTTCTCGATGATAGCAGGGTATTATACAGCACTGGAAAGAACTATGTTCCTAGACCATGTCGACGATGCCTCTCTTAAACTTTGGGAAATAAACGTAGAAGTCCATGAAAGAGGACTTGAGCTTATAAAACCGGGAGTTCGTTGTATGGATATATGTGCAGAACTAAATGATATATTTAGAAAATACGGACTTTTGGCAAACAGATCGTTTGGTTATGGACATTCTTTCGGTGTTCTATCACATTATTACGGAAGAGAAGCCGGACTTGAATTAAGAGAAGATATAGAAACAGTATTAGAACCGGGAATGGTCATTTCTATGGAACCAATGATTATGATACCGGAAGGACAACCGGGAGCAGGAGGATATAGGGAGCATGACATCCTTGTAATTAACTACGACGGTACTGTTGAAAATATTACGAAGTTCCCTTATGGTCCAAAACACAATATTATCAAAAAGTAG
- a CDS encoding sigma 54-interacting transcriptional regulator, whose protein sequence is MNYINVVNMEFADAYVQMFDLIDDCILVVDMDKRILLFNEASEILDGVKREDVIGKTIDHVYVSERYNSATMECLKSGRAVENMVQNYTTIFGKNVLTISSSYPLIQEDHMVGVITITKDISKFYKIMDVFHRHEPKAIEEIKEKPVFHFEDLIGNDENFLNAINNAKTAAETKSNVLIYGETGTGKELFAQSIHNASGAKGRFVPINCAAIPDNLLESLLFGTSKGAFTGAENTTGLFEEAKDGTLFLDELNSMSLDLQAKILRAVETGKIRRVGETKEEKITFRILSALNIHPMEAIEKNLLRRDLYYRLGVVSVIIPPLRERREDILVLLDNFINVHNEKYHKKIPGFENEVIEVFKAYNWPGNVRELEHAVEHSCIMANDNRMIRYSDLPHFLTEKVSDGVNSILSKSEIKVPDTIKIDDYLGDIERKIIIEKLNSNNGNVAKTAKELGLSRQTLTYRIRKLNI, encoded by the coding sequence ATGAATTATATAAATGTAGTTAATATGGAGTTTGCGGATGCTTATGTCCAGATGTTTGACCTTATAGATGATTGCATCCTAGTTGTAGATATGGACAAAAGGATTCTCCTATTTAATGAAGCATCTGAAATACTTGATGGTGTAAAACGTGAGGACGTGATTGGCAAGACAATTGATCATGTCTATGTTTCTGAGAGATACAATAGTGCTACGATGGAATGTTTAAAAAGTGGTCGAGCTGTAGAAAATATGGTCCAAAATTATACGACAATTTTCGGCAAGAATGTTCTTACCATATCCTCATCCTATCCTTTAATACAAGAAGATCATATGGTTGGAGTTATCACTATTACTAAAGATATTTCCAAGTTTTATAAGATTATGGATGTCTTTCACAGACATGAACCTAAAGCGATTGAAGAGATAAAAGAAAAACCGGTATTCCATTTCGAAGATTTGATAGGAAATGATGAAAATTTTTTAAATGCAATTAACAATGCAAAAACTGCAGCAGAAACCAAATCAAATGTATTGATATACGGTGAAACAGGAACAGGCAAAGAATTATTTGCTCAAAGTATACATAATGCAAGTGGAGCAAAGGGGAGGTTTGTACCAATTAATTGTGCTGCAATCCCCGATAATTTACTTGAATCTCTTTTATTCGGAACATCAAAAGGGGCTTTTACAGGGGCTGAGAATACGACGGGTCTATTTGAGGAAGCAAAGGATGGGACTTTGTTTTTGGATGAATTAAACTCGATGAGTTTAGATTTACAAGCGAAGATTTTAAGAGCAGTAGAAACCGGAAAAATCAGAAGAGTCGGTGAAACAAAAGAAGAAAAGATTACATTTAGAATACTTTCAGCTTTGAATATCCATCCTATGGAAGCGATTGAAAAAAACCTCTTAAGGAGAGATTTATACTATAGATTGGGAGTTGTTTCAGTAATCATCCCTCCACTTAGAGAAAGAAGAGAAGATATACTGGTATTATTGGACAACTTTATTAATGTTCATAATGAAAAATACCACAAAAAGATTCCAGGATTTGAGAACGAGGTTATAGAGGTTTTTAAAGCCTATAATTGGCCGGGTAATGTAAGGGAGTTAGAACATGCCGTAGAACATAGCTGCATAATGGCCAACGATAATAGAATGATCAGATATAGCGATTTACCTCATTTTTTAACAGAAAAGGTCTCAGATGGAGTCAATAGTATACTCTCTAAGAGTGAAATTAAAGTTCCTGATACGATTAAAATAGATGATTATTTAGGTGATATAGAAAGAAAAATAATTATAGAAAAATTGAACTCCAATAACGGAAATGTTGCAAAGACTGCTAAGGAATTGGGTTTAAGTAGGCAAACTTTGACTTATAGAATAAGAAAACTGAATATTTAA
- the nifJ gene encoding pyruvate:ferredoxin (flavodoxin) oxidoreductase has translation MVRKTVTMDGNEAAAEIAYRFTEVAAIYPITPSSPMAGHTDSWSARGRKNLFGQEVSLVEMQSEAGAIATVHGALQTGALATTYTSSQGLLLMIPVMHRISGERLPGVIHIASRTVGTHALSIFGDHSDVMNCKQTGYAMLSSGSVQEAADMAAIAHLSSLSGRIPFMHFFDGFRTSHELAKIELMEDSELREMLDWEALEEFRNSSLNPERPKIRATVQNPDIYFQIREANNAFYDDLPDIVQSYMDRIFKITGREYKLFNYYGSEDAEYILIAMGSASGAIEEAVDYLNNLGQKVGFVQVHLFRPFSAKHLIDAIPKTVKRIAVLDRYKEMGAGGESLYSDVCTAFNNLEKDMYIIGGRYGLSSKDTDPGQIIAAYKNLMEDNPKRDFTIGIIDDVSNKSLESVELKAALDPDMVSCKFWGLGGDGTVGANKNTVQIINETTDLYAQAYFEFDAKKSYGVTKSHLKFSKNKIRGSYYVKSADFVACHNQSYIGQYDIVDDVKDGGTLLFNTGMSPEELKSKLSEEEKRRIIDKEISVYSINAVEIAEKLGLGGFINTVLQAAFFALMEIIPIELATKEIKDAIKKTYFSKGDEVVNKNCAAVDAGISEIVKIEFSENDIKNIEASESPSHNPEIVDKMLIPLNRQKGDDMPVSAFKGYEDGRFEMGLTAYEKRGIATHIPKWIPENCIQCNRCSMVCPHAAIRPYLLDDEESSNAPASIEYIPAVGSSAKGLNYTLQVSAYDCTGCGSCAHSCPAKEKALEMVPADLNEEKLIPWNYVQTVKNKGDLFNPYSIKGSQFRQPLLEFSAACAGCGETPYAKLLTQLFGDRIYWANATGCSQAWGSAMPGIPYTTNERGHGPAWSNSLFENNAEFSLGMLLSVGKQREAQKIRVEKLTESTEDLELKAAGGAWIEAYEDFDNSRRLSDELIHALEKNGSEDALNILKYKDQLAKKSFWMFGGDGWAYDIGFGGLDHVVASGVDINVLIVDTEVYSNTGGQSSKATPIGAVAQFASSGKESPKKDLAAMLMTYGNAYIAQVSMGADYNQLLKAMKEAVNYKGPSVIIAYAPCIAHGLRLGMDKVQTEMKRAVDSGYWILYRYNPEEEKPLKIDSKEPTLDFEEFLSGETRYASLRRTFPENAEELFRKGRECAVKRYKKYKSMEENQ, from the coding sequence ATGGTGAGAAAAACAGTAACTATGGATGGGAACGAAGCAGCAGCGGAAATAGCGTATAGATTTACGGAAGTTGCTGCGATTTACCCGATCACACCTTCATCCCCGATGGCGGGGCATACAGACAGCTGGTCTGCAAGAGGAAGGAAAAACTTATTTGGTCAAGAAGTGAGCTTGGTTGAGATGCAGTCTGAAGCCGGAGCAATTGCAACCGTACATGGTGCACTGCAAACGGGAGCTCTTGCAACGACATATACTTCGAGCCAAGGACTACTACTAATGATTCCTGTAATGCACAGGATATCAGGGGAGAGACTACCCGGAGTCATCCATATTGCGTCCAGAACTGTAGGTACTCATGCCTTGAGTATTTTCGGGGATCACTCGGATGTCATGAATTGTAAACAGACCGGATATGCAATGCTATCAAGCGGCTCGGTACAAGAAGCTGCTGATATGGCGGCAATCGCACATCTATCCAGTTTAAGCGGACGGATTCCCTTTATGCATTTTTTTGATGGATTTAGGACATCTCATGAGCTTGCAAAAATTGAATTGATGGAAGATTCTGAACTTAGGGAAATGTTGGACTGGGAAGCACTCGAAGAATTTAGAAATTCAAGCTTAAATCCTGAAAGACCAAAGATTAGAGCGACAGTTCAAAATCCTGATATCTATTTTCAAATCAGAGAGGCGAATAATGCCTTTTACGATGATTTACCGGATATAGTTCAGTCCTATATGGACAGGATTTTTAAAATTACCGGTAGAGAATATAAATTGTTTAACTATTATGGAAGTGAGGATGCTGAATATATACTTATAGCCATGGGGTCAGCTTCCGGAGCCATAGAAGAGGCGGTCGATTATCTCAATAATCTTGGACAAAAGGTGGGATTTGTTCAGGTACATCTATTTAGACCTTTTTCTGCAAAACATCTTATAGATGCCATACCTAAGACCGTAAAGAGAATTGCGGTACTGGACAGATACAAAGAGATGGGAGCAGGAGGAGAATCCCTTTACAGTGATGTATGTACAGCTTTTAACAATCTTGAAAAAGACATGTATATAATCGGGGGCAGATACGGTCTTAGCTCAAAAGACACTGACCCCGGACAGATAATCGCGGCTTATAAAAATCTTATGGAGGATAATCCCAAAAGAGACTTTACAATTGGAATAATTGACGATGTAAGCAATAAATCACTGGAATCAGTTGAGCTTAAAGCTGCACTGGATCCAGATATGGTAAGTTGTAAGTTTTGGGGGCTTGGCGGTGATGGAACGGTCGGAGCAAATAAAAATACCGTTCAAATAATAAACGAGACCACGGATTTATATGCACAAGCTTATTTTGAATTTGATGCAAAGAAATCCTATGGAGTCACAAAGTCACATCTTAAATTCAGTAAGAATAAAATCAGAGGATCATACTATGTAAAGAGTGCCGACTTTGTCGCTTGTCATAATCAATCCTATATAGGACAATACGATATTGTCGATGATGTAAAGGATGGTGGAACTCTTCTATTTAATACCGGCATGAGTCCTGAAGAATTGAAATCAAAACTCTCCGAAGAGGAAAAAAGAAGGATTATAGATAAAGAAATTTCTGTTTATTCCATCAATGCGGTTGAGATAGCGGAAAAGCTTGGTCTTGGCGGGTTTATAAATACTGTCCTACAAGCTGCTTTCTTTGCTCTAATGGAGATAATTCCCATAGAGCTTGCAACCAAAGAGATAAAAGATGCAATTAAAAAGACCTATTTCAGCAAGGGAGATGAAGTTGTTAATAAAAACTGTGCTGCTGTAGATGCAGGAATTTCTGAAATTGTAAAGATAGAATTTTCTGAAAATGATATTAAAAATATAGAAGCAAGTGAGTCACCAAGCCACAACCCCGAGATAGTAGATAAAATGCTCATACCTTTAAATAGACAAAAAGGAGACGATATGCCTGTTAGTGCATTTAAAGGCTATGAGGATGGAAGGTTCGAAATGGGTTTAACCGCTTATGAAAAACGTGGTATTGCAACTCATATACCTAAATGGATACCGGAGAATTGCATCCAGTGTAATAGATGCTCTATGGTATGTCCTCATGCAGCAATAAGACCGTATTTATTAGACGATGAAGAAAGTTCCAATGCACCAGCTTCTATTGAATATATTCCGGCGGTAGGGTCCAGCGCAAAGGGGCTTAATTATACATTACAAGTATCAGCATATGATTGTACGGGATGCGGCTCTTGTGCACATTCATGTCCTGCAAAAGAAAAAGCACTTGAAATGGTTCCGGCCGACTTGAATGAAGAGAAGTTAATTCCTTGGAACTATGTTCAAACTGTTAAGAATAAAGGGGATTTATTTAATCCATATAGTATCAAGGGTTCACAGTTTAGGCAGCCTCTATTGGAATTCTCGGCAGCATGTGCCGGATGTGGGGAGACTCCATATGCAAAATTATTAACTCAGTTATTTGGAGACAGAATTTACTGGGCGAATGCAACGGGATGCAGTCAAGCTTGGGGATCGGCGATGCCCGGAATTCCATATACTACAAATGAAAGAGGACATGGACCTGCATGGTCTAACTCGCTCTTTGAAAACAATGCCGAGTTCAGTTTAGGAATGCTCTTATCAGTAGGAAAACAGAGAGAGGCACAGAAGATTAGAGTTGAAAAACTCACAGAGAGTACAGAGGATTTAGAACTAAAAGCAGCAGGAGGTGCTTGGATTGAAGCTTATGAAGATTTTGACAATTCGAGAAGACTAAGCGACGAATTAATACATGCACTCGAAAAGAACGGTTCAGAAGACGCACTGAATATTTTAAAATACAAAGATCAATTAGCAAAGAAAAGCTTTTGGATGTTTGGTGGAGACGGATGGGCTTACGATATAGGCTTTGGAGGACTTGATCATGTAGTGGCAAGCGGTGTAGATATCAATGTTCTAATCGTGGACACTGAAGTCTATTCTAATACCGGTGGTCAGAGTTCAAAAGCCACTCCAATCGGAGCCGTTGCTCAATTTGCGTCCTCCGGTAAGGAAAGTCCTAAGAAGGATCTTGCGGCAATGCTTATGACTTATGGCAATGCATACATTGCGCAAGTTTCCATGGGAGCAGATTACAATCAATTACTAAAAGCTATGAAAGAAGCTGTGAATTACAAAGGACCCTCTGTCATTATCGCATATGCTCCATGTATTGCTCATGGACTTAGACTAGGTATGGACAAAGTCCAAACTGAAATGAAAAGAGCGGTGGACTCCGGCTACTGGATTCTTTACAGATATAATCCTGAAGAGGAGAAACCACTTAAGATAGACTCAAAAGAACCGACCTTGGACTTCGAAGAGTTCCTAAGCGGAGAAACCAGATACGCTTCACTAAGACGTACCTTCCCCGAAAACGCCGAAGAACTATTTAGAAAGGGAAGAGAATGCGCAGTAAAAAGATATAAGAAATACAAATCAATGGAAGAAAACCAGTAA